A single region of the Hyphomicrobiales bacterium genome encodes:
- the phnM gene encoding RPnTP hydrolase, with protein sequence MNKHVPPTLSTGSLSLAARRLVLADREIAGTIHVERGLIVGIEQDVIAKGAIDCGDDLLIPGLVELHTDHLEPHFTPRPKVNWDSFSAVFSYDAQIAAAGITTVLDSLRVGRDFDNAKGAGSALFELGQAIARARGTGLLRADHYTHLRCEIPCEGMVDDARQYLANFDVRLMSLMDHTPGERQFRDEEKLRNYYRGKTTKTEADLDEYFAERKRYAKLYAAGNKEGIVALAKANGIAMASHDDTTEDHVAESLSLGVAVAEFPTTLEAAAASHGAGLSVLMGAPNVLLGGSHSGNVSARHLAEEGLLDILSSDYVPASLLAGAMALADVPAVGGVPGAIRLVTKTPAEVAGFADRGEIAVGKRADLLLVAQVDGYPVVREVYRQGNRVA encoded by the coding sequence ATGAACAAGCACGTTCCGCCCACCCTCTCCACCGGCTCGCTTTCGCTGGCCGCCCGTCGCCTCGTCCTCGCCGACCGCGAGATCGCGGGAACCATTCATGTGGAGCGGGGTCTCATCGTCGGCATCGAGCAGGATGTGATCGCGAAAGGCGCGATCGACTGTGGCGATGACCTCCTGATCCCGGGCCTCGTCGAGCTGCACACCGACCATCTGGAGCCTCATTTCACGCCGCGCCCGAAGGTCAACTGGGATTCCTTCTCCGCCGTCTTCTCCTATGACGCACAGATCGCCGCGGCTGGCATCACCACGGTGCTCGACAGCCTGCGCGTCGGCCGCGACTTCGACAACGCGAAGGGAGCTGGCTCGGCGCTGTTCGAACTCGGTCAGGCCATCGCGCGGGCGCGCGGCACTGGCCTCCTGCGCGCGGACCATTACACCCATCTGCGGTGTGAAATCCCCTGCGAGGGCATGGTGGACGACGCGCGCCAATATCTCGCGAATTTCGACGTCCGGCTGATGTCGCTCATGGATCATACGCCGGGCGAGCGCCAGTTCCGGGACGAGGAAAAGCTGCGCAACTACTACCGCGGCAAGACCACGAAGACCGAAGCCGATCTTGACGAATACTTCGCCGAACGCAAGCGCTACGCGAAATTGTACGCCGCCGGCAATAAGGAGGGGATCGTCGCCCTCGCCAAGGCGAATGGCATTGCCATGGCGAGCCATGATGACACCACCGAGGACCATGTCGCCGAATCGCTTTCGCTCGGCGTGGCGGTGGCCGAATTCCCCACCACCCTGGAAGCCGCGGCGGCTTCCCACGGCGCCGGCCTGTCGGTGCTGATGGGCGCGCCGAATGTGCTGCTCGGCGGCTCCCATTCGGGCAATGTCTCGGCCCGCCATCTCGCTGAAGAGGGGCTGCTGGACATCCTGTCGTCGGACTATGTCCCCGCGAGCCTGCTGGCCGGCGCGATGGCACTTGCCGACGTACCCGCCGTCGGGGGTGTTCCCGGCGCCATCCGCCTGGTCACGAAAACCCCGGCGGAGGTTGCTGGCTTCGCCGACCGGGGCGAGATCGCTGTCGGCAAGCGAGCCGACCTTTTGCTCGTGGCGCAGGTCGATGGATATCCTGTTGTCCGCGAGGTCTATCGGCAGGGCAACCGGGTCGCGTAA
- a CDS encoding putative membrane protein YeiH (Evidence 3 : Putative function from multiple computational evidences) has translation MVSFVSALASDRRQLPAFTVLPGVALCAAIGIIAWVIEAVEYRISGHPYIEALVLAILMGAGIRAVWSPGKVFAPGIQFSAKTLLEVAVMMLGASLSATSIIAAGGPLLIGIAAVVVCSLFVSYALSRLSGLPHTMAVLVACGNSICGNSAIAAVASVMRADGNDVAAAVAFTALLGVVMVLLLPLSVPLLGMTELQYGAMAGLTVYAVPQVLAATMPVGLVSAQIGTLVKLIRVLMLGPVVFAAALASRDTGQGAVRLSFFKLVPWFVIGFAVLSVARSLGIIPDAIIPVIRQTATVFTVLAMAALGLGVNFASLRKTGLRATVAVLASMAALLVMSYALVTHIPINL, from the coding sequence ATGGTCTCGTTCGTGTCTGCGCTCGCGTCGGATCGGCGCCAGCTTCCCGCCTTCACTGTCCTGCCAGGGGTCGCGCTATGCGCGGCCATCGGGATCATCGCTTGGGTGATCGAGGCGGTCGAATACCGCATCAGTGGGCACCCTTATATCGAGGCGCTCGTCCTTGCGATCTTGATGGGCGCCGGGATCCGGGCCGTGTGGTCACCGGGTAAAGTTTTCGCCCCCGGCATCCAGTTCAGCGCCAAAACCTTGCTCGAAGTGGCGGTCATGATGCTGGGCGCATCGCTGAGCGCGACGTCTATCATCGCCGCGGGAGGGCCGCTGTTGATCGGCATCGCGGCTGTGGTGGTTTGCTCGCTTTTCGTCAGCTACGCACTCAGCCGCCTTTCCGGATTGCCGCATACCATGGCGGTGCTGGTCGCCTGCGGCAATTCCATCTGTGGTAATTCGGCGATTGCGGCCGTCGCGTCGGTCATGCGGGCCGACGGCAATGACGTGGCGGCGGCGGTCGCCTTCACGGCGCTGCTCGGCGTCGTCATGGTGTTGTTGCTGCCGCTCAGCGTTCCGCTTCTCGGGATGACAGAACTTCAATACGGCGCCATGGCGGGCCTGACCGTCTACGCGGTGCCGCAGGTGCTCGCCGCGACGATGCCTGTCGGCCTGGTCAGCGCGCAGATCGGCACCTTGGTAAAACTCATCCGGGTATTGATGCTCGGGCCGGTGGTCTTTGCTGCCGCGCTCGCGTCCCGGGATACCGGTCAGGGGGCGGTGCGCCTGTCCTTCTTCAAACTGGTGCCCTGGTTCGTGATCGGCTTTGCCGTGCTCAGTGTTGCACGGTCCCTCGGCATCATCCCCGATGCCATTATCCCGGTGATCCGCCAGACCGCGACGGTCTTCACCGTCTTGGCGATGGCGGCGCTCGGGCTTGGCGTGAATTTCGCCAGCCTGCGCAAGACCGGCCTGCGCGCCACCGTCGCGGTGCTGGCTTCCATGGCCGCGCTGCTTGTCATGAGCTACGCGCTCGTGACCCATATTCCCATCAATCTCTGA
- the yajO gene encoding 1-deoxyxylulose-5-phosphate synthase YajO, translating into MQYGRLGTTGTEISRLCLGCMTYGDPNRGDHSWTLPEDESKPLLRKAVEAGINFFDTANVYSDGTSEEIVGRALKDLTRRDEIVVATKVFNRMRPGPNGAGLSRKAIMTEIDQSLRRLGMDYVDLYQIHRWDPNVEAEEIMEALHDVVKAGKARYIGASSMQAWRFAKAQHIAKSNGWTRFVTMQNHLNLLYREEEREMLPLCQDQGVGLIPWSPMARGRLTRDWNEETERTRTDRVMHRLYDVTVEADRKVVERVAEVAAARGVPRAQVALAWVIQKPGVSAPIIGASKPGHFEDAIAALSLKLTPEEIAQLEAPYVPHAAMPLA; encoded by the coding sequence ATGCAATATGGCAGATTGGGTACGACGGGCACCGAGATCTCGCGTCTGTGCCTCGGGTGCATGACCTACGGCGACCCGAACAGGGGCGATCACAGCTGGACCCTGCCGGAGGATGAAAGCAAGCCGTTGCTGCGCAAAGCCGTGGAAGCCGGCATCAACTTCTTCGACACGGCGAATGTCTATTCCGACGGCACCTCGGAGGAGATCGTCGGTCGCGCGCTGAAGGACTTGACGCGTCGCGACGAGATCGTGGTGGCGACCAAGGTCTTCAATCGCATGCGCCCCGGCCCCAATGGCGCCGGCCTGTCGCGCAAGGCGATCATGACGGAGATCGACCAGAGCCTGCGCCGCCTCGGCATGGACTATGTCGATCTCTATCAGATCCACCGCTGGGACCCGAATGTGGAGGCGGAGGAGATCATGGAGGCCCTGCATGACGTCGTGAAGGCGGGCAAGGCGCGCTATATCGGGGCGTCGTCGATGCAGGCATGGCGTTTCGCCAAGGCGCAGCACATTGCCAAGAGCAACGGCTGGACCCGTTTCGTGACCATGCAGAACCATCTCAACCTGCTCTATCGCGAAGAGGAGCGGGAGATGCTGCCGCTTTGCCAGGACCAGGGCGTTGGGCTCATTCCCTGGAGCCCGATGGCCCGGGGGCGCCTGACGCGTGATTGGAACGAAGAGACAGAGCGCACGCGCACGGACCGTGTGATGCACCGCCTCTACGACGTGACCGTGGAGGCCGACCGCAAGGTGGTCGAGCGGGTTGCCGAAGTTGCCGCCGCGCGTGGCGTGCCGCGCGCCCAGGTAGCCCTCGCGTGGGTCATCCAGAAGCCGGGCGTGTCGGCTCCCATCATCGGCGCTTCGAAGCCCGGACATTTCGAGGATGCCATCGCCGCGCTGTCGCTGAAGCTCACGCCCGAGGAGATCGCACAGCTCGAGGCGCCCTACGTGCCACATGCGGCGATGCCGCTGGCATAG
- a CDS encoding Adenylate cyclase → MSGSIELDVMPSDADHSDDSTPKSPAGEPPREIELKLLAPPGVLNQIHDAPIIVQHARNKGSVRHLEAVYFDTPDHKLSAHGVSLRVRRSGKRCIQTIKLPPDVSQLSRAEWETPVSGMEPELGLFPLAEIGGPVESLAAGEIAPVFTTRVRRSTRIITLPNATVELAFDEGTIEAGEKRAPLSEIELELKGGDIGALYDFGLALLDLAPLQFGTESKAERGYALALSTAPAATRAAASDLRPEDSVDAAIAKLVMGCHAHMARNTAAAAHGQTQEGVHQMRVALRRMRTALSLFHREIPAPCLTNLSADAKAIARSLGDARNWDVFCTSTVQTIADLDLPGFDAEALRSAAEPIRQQSYTDVRTMLAAQQTNRFSLSLGRIVARRAWRNDIDSETLTILTEPVAALAERALSRLHRKALKQGSGFSELEPEARHGLRLTLKKLRYATEFFLPLFEDGGRAKAYLKRLAKLQDALGVDNDVTTTEQLLDAVVARSREPGVHRGIGLMSGWLARDRIEAMKSLSSRWKAFKGAEPFWKS, encoded by the coding sequence ATGAGTGGGAGTATAGAGTTGGACGTGATGCCCAGCGATGCGGACCACTCGGATGACAGCACCCCGAAATCTCCGGCAGGCGAACCTCCGCGGGAGATCGAGCTGAAGCTGCTGGCACCTCCCGGCGTACTCAATCAAATCCATGACGCGCCGATCATCGTGCAACACGCCCGGAACAAGGGCAGCGTCCGGCATCTGGAAGCCGTTTACTTCGACACACCGGACCATAAACTCTCCGCGCATGGCGTTTCTTTGCGGGTGCGGCGCAGTGGCAAGCGGTGCATCCAGACCATCAAGCTGCCGCCCGACGTCAGCCAGCTGAGCCGCGCGGAATGGGAAACCCCGGTGTCCGGGATGGAGCCTGAACTCGGCCTGTTCCCGCTCGCCGAGATCGGTGGTCCTGTCGAAAGTCTTGCAGCCGGCGAGATTGCGCCCGTGTTCACAACGCGGGTGCGTCGGTCGACGCGCATCATCACGCTTCCAAACGCAACGGTCGAGCTGGCTTTCGATGAAGGCACCATCGAGGCCGGAGAAAAACGGGCCCCGCTCAGCGAGATCGAACTGGAGCTGAAGGGCGGCGATATCGGCGCGCTCTACGACTTCGGGCTCGCGCTGCTCGACCTCGCCCCCCTCCAGTTCGGCACGGAGAGCAAGGCCGAACGCGGCTATGCGCTGGCGCTCAGCACCGCCCCGGCGGCGACGCGCGCAGCCGCGTCCGACCTCCGTCCGGAGGATAGCGTCGACGCCGCCATCGCCAAGCTGGTGATGGGATGCCATGCGCATATGGCCCGCAACACGGCGGCAGCCGCGCATGGCCAGACGCAGGAAGGCGTCCATCAGATGCGCGTCGCCCTGCGGCGCATGCGCACCGCGCTGTCCCTGTTCCACCGCGAGATTCCGGCCCCTTGCCTGACGAACCTCTCGGCGGATGCCAAGGCCATCGCGCGATCGCTCGGTGACGCGCGCAACTGGGACGTGTTCTGCACGTCGACCGTGCAGACCATCGCGGATCTGGATCTACCCGGTTTCGACGCCGAGGCGCTACGCTCGGCGGCCGAGCCCATTCGCCAGCAAAGCTACACCGATGTGCGCACCATGCTGGCCGCGCAGCAGACGAACCGCTTCTCATTGTCACTCGGGCGGATCGTGGCGCGGCGAGCCTGGCGCAACGACATCGATAGCGAGACCTTGACCATCCTCACCGAGCCGGTCGCCGCGCTCGCCGAGCGCGCGCTCTCGCGCCTGCATCGCAAGGCCCTGAAACAGGGCTCCGGCTTTAGCGAGCTGGAACCGGAAGCCCGGCACGGCCTGCGCCTGACGTTAAAGAAACTGCGTTACGCCACGGAGTTCTTCCTGCCGCTTTTCGAGGATGGCGGCCGCGCCAAGGCCTATCTCAAACGGCTTGCGAAATTGCAGGACGCGTTAGGCGTCGACAATGATGTCACCACGACGGAACAGCTTCTCGACGCCGTCGTCGCGCGATCACGCGAACCGGGCGTTCATCGGGGCATCGGGCTCATGAGCGGCTGGCTGGCGCGCGACCGCATCGAGGCGATGAAGTCGCTGAGCAGCCGGTGGAAAGCCTTCAAGGGAGCCGAGCCGTTCTGGAAGAGCTGA
- the phnN gene encoding Ribose 1,5-bisphosphate phosphokinase PhnN, with translation MDGETDVSVRSQEGSAPRERIGPGRLVLVVGPSGAGKDSVLRGARERLAGDARYVFPRRSVTRPPSADEDNLSLNEDAFVALIDADAFALHWRAHGHRYGVPRAIDTALAQGATVICNVSRTVLDAARLRYRHVTVVGITASRDVLAARIFGRARESENEATKRLDRAVALPTVHVDVEIDNGGALEDAITAFVTVVARPN, from the coding sequence ATGGATGGCGAAACGGACGTGAGCGTGAGATCGCAAGAGGGCAGCGCACCGCGGGAGCGCATCGGCCCCGGCCGCCTGGTGCTCGTGGTCGGCCCGAGCGGCGCCGGCAAGGACAGTGTCCTGCGCGGTGCCCGTGAGCGCCTTGCCGGCGACGCCCGCTATGTCTTTCCCCGCCGCAGCGTGACACGCCCCCCTTCCGCCGATGAGGACAATCTCAGCCTGAACGAGGATGCCTTCGTCGCCCTCATCGACGCGGACGCCTTCGCGCTGCACTGGCGCGCCCATGGTCATCGCTACGGCGTGCCCCGGGCGATCGACACTGCCCTCGCCCAGGGTGCGACAGTCATCTGCAACGTCTCGCGTACGGTTCTGGATGCGGCGCGGCTGCGCTACCGGCACGTGACAGTGGTGGGCATAACCGCCTCGCGCGATGTTCTGGCCGCGCGCATCTTCGGCCGCGCCCGGGAAAGCGAGAACGAGGCGACAAAACGGCTGGACCGGGCCGTCGCGCTGCCAACCGTCCATGTCGATGTGGAGATCGACAACGGCGGCGCGCTCGAGGATGCCATAACGGCTTTCGTCACCGTCGTCGCACGGCCGAACTGA
- a CDS encoding DNA-binding transcriptional LysR family regulator, whose amino-acid sequence MALNLHLLRLFTTVAQCESFSRAGDALAISQSAVSKGVREFERQVGVALLDRTRGSVVLTDAGQALLHHAKLLFTIERGAEAELQAFRGIERGGLHIGASTTIATYILPPVLGLFHEAHPTIQLRLTSANTRDIANLLTSRSIDLAFVEGPVDLPGLTLSPWRVDELVIVSAPSHPLAMARRATARDLAQHRHIVREHGSGTRDVVESALRDLGVIPAETMEVDSTAAIMQAVAAGLGIAVISRTAAADMLALGKLQIINVPGVTIGRSLNRLTVAGRPLSSAALMFDRFAARSDVGGQKQQIDYVI is encoded by the coding sequence ATGGCGCTCAATCTGCACCTTCTGCGTCTGTTCACGACTGTCGCCCAATGCGAGAGCTTTTCGCGTGCCGGCGACGCACTGGCTATCAGCCAGTCCGCCGTCTCGAAGGGTGTGCGTGAATTCGAACGACAGGTGGGCGTCGCGCTGCTCGACCGCACCCGCGGCAGTGTCGTTCTGACAGATGCCGGCCAGGCCCTGCTCCACCACGCAAAGCTTCTCTTCACCATCGAGCGCGGAGCGGAGGCCGAGCTGCAAGCCTTCCGCGGCATCGAGCGTGGCGGCCTGCATATTGGTGCCAGCACGACGATCGCGACCTATATCCTCCCCCCTGTCCTCGGCCTGTTCCATGAAGCGCATCCGACGATCCAGTTGCGGTTGACGAGCGCGAACACGCGCGACATCGCAAATCTGCTGACCTCCCGTTCCATCGATCTCGCCTTCGTGGAGGGGCCCGTGGATCTTCCCGGCCTGACACTCTCACCGTGGCGCGTCGACGAATTGGTGATCGTCTCGGCCCCCTCCCACCCCCTCGCCATGGCACGGAGGGCGACAGCGCGGGATCTGGCCCAACACCGTCACATCGTCCGCGAACACGGCTCCGGCACCCGCGACGTCGTTGAAAGCGCGCTCCGCGATCTCGGCGTCATACCCGCCGAGACCATGGAGGTGGACAGCACCGCGGCCATCATGCAGGCGGTCGCGGCGGGGCTCGGAATCGCAGTGATTTCCCGGACGGCCGCGGCCGACATGCTCGCGCTGGGGAAGTTGCAGATCATCAATGTCCCGGGGGTGACTATCGGACGTTCGTTGAACCGCCTCACCGTCGCCGGGCGCCCCCTGTCATCCGCCGCGCTGATGTTCGATCGCTTCGCCGCCCGATCCGATGTCGGCGGCCAAAAACAACAGATTGATTATGTTATTTAA
- the nikA gene encoding Ni(2(+)) ABC transporter periplasmic binding protein: protein MRKLFRSLGGVGFALAAVCVTPAQTAQAQTLNFSWPQNVGPLNPHLYSPNQMFAQAMVYEPLVRYQADGKVIPWLAQSWDISEDGRTYTFKLRPGVKFSNGEPFNAEAAVANFDAVLANRKRHAWLELANQIVKAEALDEGTLRLTLKDAYYPVLQELALPRPFRFVAPSQFGEKGGTMDGIKAPIGTGPWTLDAISLGEHDIFKRSANYWGDKPAFEQVVVKVIPDPNTRAIALETGEIDLIYGADGPISPDTFARFAQGKTYSARLSEPLETRPLAINTNRAPTNELAVRQAINHAVDKDTMIKTVLYGTQKRADTLFAPNVPYADIGLKPYAFDPAQAAAILDKAGWVLAPGQPIRVKDGKPLSVELNYVGPDAVAKSMAEVIQADLRKVGIDAVLVGEEESSVYARQRDGRFGMIFNRTWGAPYDPHAFLSSMRLPSHADYQAQLGLPNKAEIDADIGAALISTDEEKRRTLYAKILTSLHDQAVYLPLTYVTAIAVAKPALGEIPFGAMSSEIPFDKIKPANR from the coding sequence ATGCGCAAGTTATTCCGATCGCTCGGCGGGGTCGGTTTTGCACTGGCGGCCGTTTGCGTGACGCCCGCCCAGACGGCGCAGGCTCAGACGCTCAATTTCTCCTGGCCGCAGAACGTCGGCCCACTCAACCCCCATCTCTATTCACCCAATCAGATGTTCGCGCAGGCGATGGTCTATGAGCCGCTCGTCCGCTACCAGGCGGACGGCAAGGTCATTCCGTGGCTCGCGCAGTCGTGGGATATCTCCGAGGACGGCAGGACCTACACCTTCAAGCTGCGGCCCGGCGTCAAGTTCTCAAACGGCGAACCTTTCAACGCGGAGGCGGCGGTCGCCAATTTCGACGCGGTTCTCGCCAACCGCAAGCGGCACGCCTGGCTCGAACTCGCCAACCAGATCGTGAAGGCCGAGGCACTCGACGAAGGGACGCTGCGGCTGACGCTGAAGGATGCCTATTACCCGGTCTTGCAGGAACTCGCCCTCCCCCGGCCGTTCCGGTTCGTTGCGCCCTCGCAGTTCGGCGAGAAGGGCGGCACGATGGACGGCATCAAGGCACCGATCGGCACAGGTCCCTGGACGCTCGATGCGATCAGCCTCGGCGAACATGACATCTTCAAGCGCAGCGCCAACTACTGGGGCGACAAGCCGGCCTTCGAGCAGGTCGTCGTCAAGGTCATTCCCGATCCCAACACCCGCGCCATCGCCCTCGAGACCGGCGAGATCGACCTGATCTACGGGGCCGACGGCCCGATCTCGCCGGACACCTTCGCGCGATTCGCGCAAGGCAAGACCTACAGCGCCCGCCTCTCCGAACCGCTGGAGACGCGGCCGCTCGCCATCAACACCAACCGGGCGCCGACCAACGAACTTGCCGTGCGACAGGCGATCAACCATGCCGTCGACAAGGACACGATGATCAAGACGGTGCTCTACGGCACCCAGAAGCGCGCCGACACCCTGTTCGCGCCCAATGTGCCCTATGCCGACATCGGCCTGAAGCCTTATGCGTTCGACCCGGCCCAGGCGGCTGCGATTCTCGACAAGGCGGGCTGGGTGCTGGCGCCCGGCCAGCCGATCCGTGTGAAGGACGGCAAGCCGCTCTCGGTCGAGCTGAACTATGTCGGTCCGGACGCGGTGGCGAAATCCATGGCGGAGGTGATTCAGGCGGATCTGCGCAAGGTCGGCATCGACGCCGTCCTCGTCGGCGAAGAGGAGAGCAGCGTCTATGCCCGCCAGCGCGACGGGCGCTTCGGCATGATCTTCAATCGCACCTGGGGCGCGCCCTACGACCCGCATGCCTTCCTCAGCTCCATGCGGCTGCCCTCGCACGCGGATTACCAGGCGCAACTCGGCCTGCCGAACAAGGCGGAGATCGATGCCGACATCGGCGCCGCGCTCATCTCGACGGATGAGGAGAAGCGCCGGACGCTCTACGCGAAGATCCTCACCAGTCTTCACGATCAGGCCGTCTATCTGCCGCTGACCTACGTGACGGCGATCGCTGTCGCCAAACCGGCGCTGGGCGAGATCCCCTTCGGGGCCATGTCGAGCGAGATCCCGTTCGACAAGATCAAGCCTGCAAACCGCTGA
- a CDS encoding conserved exported hypothetical protein (Evidence 4 : Unknown function but conserved in other organisms), with translation MILTLKHNLIRLLSLAFEPPAAAATSPFDRWTGQRLTIVAVGEAELTVKDGRGAIDTLPLSYGLQQALANVMHDTGRDTPAGLVLLREPFDVDGLPFWQWAVLPHPLEL, from the coding sequence ATGATCCTGACACTCAAGCACAATCTCATCAGACTGTTGAGCTTGGCCTTTGAGCCTCCCGCCGCCGCTGCGACGAGTCCATTCGACCGCTGGACCGGGCAACGGTTGACGATCGTCGCAGTCGGCGAAGCGGAACTGACCGTCAAGGACGGACGGGGCGCGATCGACACGCTTCCCCTCAGCTACGGGCTGCAGCAGGCCCTCGCCAATGTCATGCATGATACGGGCCGCGACACACCCGCCGGCTTGGTTCTCCTGCGCGAGCCCTTCGATGTGGATGGCCTGCCCTTCTGGCAATGGGCCGTGCTGCCGCATCCGCTGGAACTGTGA
- the nikR gene encoding DNA-binding transcriptional repressor NikR yields the protein MQRITVTIDDDLLAGIDAFCERKGYQSRSEALRDVIRAEFSRKETLEEALPPSKAQGHGVLSYVYDHHTRALASRLTSNHHDHSDLSVATMHVHVDHDLCLEVSILKGTVHAMQHFADSVSSQRGVRHGHLHVMPAGSDEAHEHGHGHGHAHTHPAGLEGHHHHDD from the coding sequence ATGCAACGGATCACCGTGACGATTGACGACGACCTCCTGGCCGGGATCGACGCCTTCTGCGAACGCAAGGGATACCAGAGCCGCTCCGAGGCGTTGCGTGATGTCATCCGCGCCGAGTTCTCGCGCAAGGAAACCCTGGAGGAGGCCTTGCCGCCCAGCAAGGCGCAGGGCCACGGCGTTCTTTCCTACGTGTATGATCACCACACGCGCGCCCTGGCGAGCCGTCTGACTTCGAATCACCACGACCATTCGGATCTGTCGGTCGCGACGATGCACGTGCACGTCGACCACGACCTCTGCCTCGAGGTGTCAATTCTCAAGGGCACCGTCCACGCCATGCAGCATTTTGCCGACAGCGTTTCGAGCCAGCGTGGCGTGCGCCATGGCCATCTTCATGTGATGCCAGCCGGCTCGGACGAAGCACACGAGCACGGGCATGGGCATGGGCACGCTCACACCCATCCCGCCGGCCTCGAAGGCCATCATCATCACGACGATTGA
- the nikB gene encoding Ni(2(+)) ABC transporter membrane subunit NikB, whose amino-acid sequence MASFIVRRILLLVPMLLGASLVIFLMLRLGPSDPALDYLRLSRIPPTDQALVEARTMLGLDKPLLTQYVLWLWDALRLDFGTSYALQRPVLPEVLHFLPATLQLAGIALAFTLLVSVPLGMWAARHRDKWPDQVVRGIAFLGVSMPNFWLGFLLVLLFSLQLGWLPPMGRGTPAHLIMPVIAICFMSLAINARLLRASMLEVAGQRHVYYARLRGLSDGKVERGHVLRNAILPIITATGMHAGELIGGTLVIESVFGWPGLGRYAVSAIFNRDYPVIQCFTLMMVLIFVLCNLLVDIFYAWADPRIRLNAGSAE is encoded by the coding sequence ATGGCTTCCTTCATCGTCAGGCGTATCCTGCTCCTCGTTCCGATGCTGCTAGGCGCCTCGCTCGTCATCTTCCTGATGCTGAGGCTGGGGCCAAGCGACCCCGCCCTCGACTATCTCCGGCTGTCGCGTATCCCGCCGACCGACCAGGCCCTTGTCGAAGCACGCACCATGCTTGGCTTGGACAAGCCCCTGCTGACGCAATATGTCCTCTGGCTGTGGGACGCGCTGAGGCTCGATTTCGGCACATCCTATGCCTTGCAGCGCCCTGTCTTGCCGGAGGTGCTGCATTTCCTGCCCGCGACGCTGCAACTCGCCGGCATCGCGCTCGCCTTCACGCTCCTCGTCTCCGTGCCGCTCGGCATGTGGGCCGCCCGGCATCGCGACAAATGGCCGGATCAGGTGGTGCGCGGCATCGCCTTCCTCGGCGTCTCGATGCCCAACTTCTGGCTCGGTTTCCTGCTCGTGCTGCTCTTCTCGCTGCAACTCGGATGGCTGCCGCCGATGGGCCGGGGCACCCCCGCTCATCTCATCATGCCGGTGATCGCCATCTGCTTCATGTCGCTGGCCATCAACGCGCGGCTCTTAAGGGCCAGCATGCTGGAGGTCGCCGGGCAGCGGCATGTATACTACGCGCGCCTCAGGGGCCTCAGCGACGGCAAGGTCGAGCGCGGCCATGTGCTGCGCAACGCGATCCTGCCGATCATTACCGCGACCGGCATGCATGCGGGTGAACTCATCGGCGGCACGCTGGTGATCGAAAGCGTGTTCGGCTGGCCGGGCCTCGGCCGCTATGCCGTCTCGGCCATATTCAACCGCGACTATCCCGTCATCCAGTGCTTCACACTCATGATGGTGCTGATCTTCGTGCTGTGTAACCTCCTCGTCGACATCTTCTATGCCTGGGCCGATCCACGCATCCGCCTCAACGCCGGGAGTGCGGAATGA